The Chryseobacterium aureum genome contains a region encoding:
- the purM gene encoding phosphoribosylformylglycinamidine cyclo-ligase — MSNTYKSAGVDKEEGYKTVDKIKKAVGETHNSNVLNHLGSFGAFYEIGGYKNPVLVSGTDGVGTKLKVALDTKKYDSIGVDCFAMCANDILCHGAKPLFFLDYLACGKLDSEIAAEIVLGMVAACKDNNCALIGGETAEMPGMYQPGDYDVAGFCVGIVEKDQIIDGSAIKAGNKIIALPSSGFHSNGFSLVRKVFPNFEEEFEGKPLYETLLVPTRLYYKDIHKVLEEVKVSGIAHITGGGLYENVPRIIPEGLCASIDESKIRIPSVMLELEKRGEVAREEMYGTFNMGVGMVIVVDAEHAEKVLHLLDDAYEIGEITEGAEKIDLKF, encoded by the coding sequence ATGAGCAACACTTACAAATCAGCAGGAGTAGACAAAGAAGAAGGATACAAAACGGTTGACAAGATCAAAAAAGCGGTCGGTGAAACCCATAATTCCAATGTACTGAACCATTTGGGGAGTTTTGGAGCTTTCTATGAAATCGGCGGATACAAAAATCCGGTTCTTGTATCAGGAACAGATGGAGTAGGAACAAAGCTGAAAGTAGCTTTAGATACTAAAAAATACGACTCTATCGGGGTAGATTGCTTCGCAATGTGTGCCAATGATATTCTTTGTCACGGTGCAAAACCTTTATTCTTCCTGGATTATTTAGCTTGTGGAAAGCTGGATTCAGAAATTGCTGCAGAAATCGTGTTAGGAATGGTTGCCGCTTGTAAGGATAACAACTGTGCGCTGATTGGGGGAGAAACTGCTGAAATGCCGGGAATGTACCAGCCGGGAGATTATGACGTTGCAGGATTTTGTGTAGGAATTGTAGAAAAAGATCAGATTATTGACGGTTCTGCAATCAAAGCAGGTAACAAAATTATTGCTTTGCCAAGCTCAGGATTCCACTCAAACGGATTCTCTTTAGTAAGAAAAGTATTCCCGAACTTCGAAGAAGAATTTGAAGGAAAACCATTATATGAAACGCTTTTGGTTCCTACAAGATTATATTATAAAGATATTCACAAAGTATTGGAAGAAGTAAAAGTAAGCGGAATTGCCCACATCACAGGAGGCGGTCTTTACGAAAATGTTCCAAGAATCATTCCTGAAGGACTTTGTGCTTCTATTGACGAATCGAAAATCAGAATTCCTAGCGTAATGCTTGAGCTTGAAAAAAGAGGTGAAGTAGCTCGCGAGGAAATGTACGGAACATTCAATATGGGGGTAGGTATGGTTATCGTTGTGGATGCTGAACATGCTGAGAAAGTATTACACCTTTTAGATGACGCTTACGAAATCGGAGAAATCACCGAAGGTGCAGAGAAAATTGATTTGAAATTTTAA